The Lacticaseibacillus pabuli region GCCGCACTCGCCTATTATGCCTGGCTAACTCGTGGTATCGGGAGTGCGGACATCATGGTTGCTGCCGCGCTGGGGGCGCTATTCGGCCCGGATGCACTTCTTTGTGTGATTCTCCTAGCCGCCCTGAGTGGTTTAATCTGGGCACTCAGCCTACACCAGCAGCGATTGGCGTGGATTCCCCACCTACTGTTTGGTAGCGTCATCGTCACCCTTGGCGCATTCTTGGCACCCGCCGTTCGTTTTTTTCTTTTAGTGTAACGCAAAAACAGAAGGCCATCCGCACGACTGCCGCCGTTTGAATAGTCTCCTGCTGAAATATCGTTGGCCTGTCCGTTAATCCCGCGTCGTCCCCCGCAAGATTAGCTCTGGGGTCAGCATCAGTTCACCCTGCTGTGCACCGGACTGGGCAATCTTTTGTAGCAACATCCGTGCAATATGTTCACCGAGTCGTTGCACTGGCTGCCGAATGGTGCTGAGCTGTGGATTCGATACCTGATCGAGGAAGACACCATCAAAGCCGATGACCCCAAAGTCCACAGGGATATTTCCCCCATTATGGAGAATCGCACGCACCACCCCGACGGCCAAACGATCACTTGCACAGATGAAAATCGTGTTGCGCGCAAATTCACGCCAATGTTCATTAATGAATTTCTGCGACAAGTGCGAGTGGTTCGCCATGCGGTG contains the following coding sequences:
- a CDS encoding A24 family peptidase; this encodes MLTFELMLFFSGLCVLSYHDARKQSVPARIIDPWCCLCVGIGICQFNFIQTATTAILLAALAYYAWLTRGIGSADIMVAAALGALFGPDALLCVILLAALSGLIWALSLHQQRLAWIPHLLFGSVIVTLGAFLAPAVRFFLLV